A segment of the Lycium ferocissimum isolate CSIRO_LF1 chromosome 5, AGI_CSIRO_Lferr_CH_V1, whole genome shotgun sequence genome:
ACTCAAGGTAAGTTAAATCCGGTGTGGATCCCAAACCCACAGCCAAATCGTGTTGGATCGACACGTGTGTGGCAGGGATTTGGAGGATTAAAGGAACATGAAATTGCCAGAGTGCATTCTTTCTGGGGTATCTTGTTCAAGAGTTACTGAATgaacgataaagtgaaataatttgTCTTAATTTCTTGTATGTAATTTTCTTTGTAATTTTCCTTCGTGAGGGAAATGAAAGCTAATGTTGATAACTAGTGTTCCTAATCTTTGTTCTAATATTATTATCAAAATGACTTCATTATGATTGGTTGCCTTGTGATTTGGATGACTGTAGAGGATAGTCATGTGGTTTACCACCTCTGTTCTTACTTACTAAGACATTTTTCTGAACTGATTACCTACTCTCAGCATCTTTTTTTGTCTGCAAATTATTGATCATGCAGGAAACCAAAACCGTATTTTGCAGTGGTTCTCTAATTTTGCTGGTACTGGTTATGCGGACCATACAAAGGGGGCTAAGGCACTATCGCAGTTTGCCTTTGTGAATAGAGACATCTGTTGGGAGGAGCTCGAGTGGAGGGGAAAACATGGACAATCACCTGCAATGGTTGCCACAAAGCCTCACTATTTTCTTGATCTGGACGTTGAGCGAACAGTGGAGAATTTTCTTGAGTATGTTCCTGGATTTTGGTCATCTAAGGAATTTGCCGAGTCATTAAAAGATGGCGACATTCTGACCATtgataatgatttttttatCAATATGTTTATTGACTTGATGTACAAGGATGATTTgaaagaagtgtgggaaattaTAGATGAGTTTCTGATTGAGCAATCTTTCTCTTTCTTATGTCAACACCTTCTCGTCATTCTTGGGGAACAAGATCTAATGGTTTTCTTGGATTTACTCCAAAGTTATGCTAAACCAAGGTTGCAAAAGATGGATTGTCATGATTCTCTTGATCAGTTGCTGGAGATCATCCTTTCCAAGTGGGATGGCAATAATTCTCTTGATCAGTTGCTTCTCTTGAATGCAGTGACTACTCAACGTCGGCAACTTATGCGATTTATACGTGAAGAAGGTAGTCAGGAGCAAAAGGAAAAGGTTAAGCATGTCGTTTTCCAAATTTGTTCACCAACAATCCCTAAAGGTAGCTTTGCAACAGTTCTGCGAGAATGCTTCAGAAGAAAATCTGTAGAGACTATAAAATGGTTGGGACTGCAGTCTTGGGCTTTCTACTATTATTTATCCGAGGAGTTCCAGCATTCGAATTCCTGGGAGAGTTTATTTGTCGGCAATGACATAAGCTTTCGCAAATCCAAGACTTATCCAATATTAGATCACGACCAGCTTCTGGAAGAAAGCGAGTCTGAGCAGGACAACAGGTCTTCAGCCAGAAATAAGCGCAAGAAAAGGCAAAAAcacagaaagaaaaagagaagggatCTTGACTTCGAAGAATTAGACGGAATTGAATTTGCCGATGTTATTGAGAGTAGACTGGAGTTGCATCCGACATCTGGTGACTGGTTGTTATCTACTGATGGGTATTCTACTACTTGGAGCAGTGTAAGTTCAAAATACATTGTTTTCATTCAAGGCCTGGCCATATTTTCCACTTTTTTATTGCTATCTTGACAGTTGCATATGAATCCTGAACCTTTAGGACCTGTGCTGTCCATCTCTTCCATGGATAGGCTCTTAGAGCATTTGACATTTGTCATATATAATTTATCATGTATATTAGACTGTTACCTGCGCAACTAACAGGTTTGAGGATTGTGTCCATGAGTAGAAATTTAAATAGCAAAATATGCTGATTTGCTCATCTGAAAGAATAGGATTTTGACTTTTGAGCAGTCAATTACATGCATCATCTTGCTTCTTAGATCTTTTTTTATATTGATGGCCAGAGGAGTGTGGGTAGACACCGCACAATATccttgtttgatatgttaaaaTTACTTTTGTTCTTGGTTTTCTAATATCATGATTTATACAGGTAGACCTACCTGAGCATATATCAAAGCATTGCTTCTTCACGTGGATGAAGTGGGTTTTTGCTGAATGAAGAGATGATTTTTCACTCTTGGCATGGGTTTGTTATGAAACAACAAAAAGATTTATGGTCATCTTATGCTTTCCGCATTCACCTTCTAATGGAAGAATTTGAAGGTTTAGTTGATCACACCTGCAAACTGCTCTCTTTTCTGTctccatcatttttttttttttttttttggggacaGACTTAATGGTTCTACTCATTGTGATATGCTTGTGGCTATCACTTTACCTTATTTTGCTTTTTGATTTTTGAGATTGCAGGTGAGGCAAAAGTTGCATGTTGATTTATCACTCTGTATAAGAAGAATCTGTTAAATGGCGCTTCTTCATTGCCTCTTCTCCTGATTGCAACTCTCTATTTCCTTATTGGATCCTGCCTTGCAAATCAAGTATCTACCCGAGCAACTATTCTTTACTGATTGTGAAGGTAATACTGAgcatatggatattgcacgttTAAGTGCTTATGTTCTTAAGGCGGACCTTTCTCAGC
Coding sequences within it:
- the LOC132056761 gene encoding uncharacterized protein LOC132056761, which produces MLQLFLSKPSWRENATDETVEQRKALLNELESVIWSLMLVEGRSESRLWLCNAVAGIKSITPRNQRELFMTLLTCKPLKRPLVGQLLQLLFQKEPQKAGHIIAKKCFLLENFFKGNQNRILQWFSNFAGTGYADHTKGAKALSQFAFVNRDICWEELEWRGKHGQSPAMVATKPHYFLDLDVERTVENFLEYVPGFWSSKEFAESLKDGDILTIDNDFFINMFIDLMYKDDLKEVWEIIDEFLIEQSFSFLCQHLLVILGEQDLMVFLDLLQSYAKPRLQKMDCHDSLDQLLEIILSKWDGNNSLDQLLLLNAVTTQRRQLMRFIREEGSQEQKEKVKHVVFQICSPTIPKGSFATVLRECFRRKSVETIKWLGLQSWAFYYYLSEEFQHSNSWESLFVGNDISFRKSKTYPILDHDQLLEESESEQDNRSSARNKRKKRQKHRKKKRRDLDFEELDGIEFADVIESRLELHPTSGDWLLSTDGYSTTWSSVDLPEHISKHCFFTWMKWVFAE